A single Deltaproteobacteria bacterium DNA region contains:
- the fliS gene encoding flagellar export chaperone FliS, translating to MVPTQQYQKVQVMTADKVRLIIMLYEGVMNFNKRAQMAIEAGDIDQRNKWINKSMAIVSELNDALNMEVGGEVASNLRRLYFYVMTRLTEANVRNDAAQLDVVNRIMGELKAGWEGIASENSAAHRQEKRPDGAGIHYGV from the coding sequence ATGGTCCCCACCCAGCAGTACCAGAAAGTCCAGGTCATGACGGCCGACAAGGTGAGACTCATCATCATGCTCTACGAAGGCGTCATGAACTTCAACAAGCGCGCCCAGATGGCCATCGAGGCCGGCGACATCGATCAGCGCAACAAGTGGATCAACAAGTCCATGGCCATAGTGAGCGAGCTCAACGACGCCCTCAACATGGAGGTCGGCGGCGAGGTGGCCTCGAACCTGCGCAGGCTCTACTTCTACGTCATGACGCGGCTTACGGAGGCCAACGTCCGCAACGACGCCGCGCAGCTCGACGTGGTCAACCGGATCATGGGCGAGCTGAAGGCCGGCTGGGAGGGGATCGCCTCGGAGAACTCCGCGGCGCACAGGCAGGAGAAGAGGCCCGACGGGGCGGGCATACACTATGGCGTCTGA
- a CDS encoding sigma-54-dependent Fis family transcriptional regulator, which produces MAEDKFRVLITEDDASLQELLAEAVRNWGYEVAVAGDGEAALAELKRESYDIVVTDLMMPGMDGLQLLHKIKGLDREIMVIIITGYATLDTAVKAIEAGAYDYMAKPFRLDELMIVIKNACERLRLVKENRALLDELRAAYGEIAMLKKGRGDDGAAAAASAAGLSASDRSGAAMRQRKYLSEMDEDKGKGKRKGHLVEA; this is translated from the coding sequence ATGGCTGAAGACAAGTTCAGGGTACTCATCACCGAGGACGACGCAAGCCTTCAGGAGCTGCTTGCCGAGGCCGTGAGAAACTGGGGCTACGAGGTAGCCGTCGCCGGTGACGGCGAGGCCGCGCTGGCCGAGCTCAAGCGGGAGAGCTACGACATCGTCGTAACGGACCTGATGATGCCCGGCATGGACGGGCTCCAGCTCCTGCACAAGATAAAGGGCCTGGACCGCGAGATAATGGTCATCATCATAACGGGCTACGCCACGCTGGATACGGCGGTCAAGGCCATAGAGGCGGGGGCCTACGACTACATGGCAAAGCCCTTCAGGCTCGACGAGCTCATGATAGTCATCAAGAACGCCTGCGAGCGGCTTCGGCTCGTAAAGGAGAACCGCGCCCTGCTCGACGAACTGCGCGCCGCCTACGGCGAGATCGCCATGCTCAAGAAAGGCCGCGGCGACGACGGCGCGGCTGCGGCCGCTTCCGCCGCCGGCCTCTCCGCCTCGGACAGGAGCGGCGCCGCCATGAGACAGCGCAAGTACCTCTCGGAGATGGACGAGGACAAGGGCAAGGGCAAGAGGAAAGG